One Anopheles marshallii chromosome 3, idAnoMarsDA_429_01, whole genome shotgun sequence genomic region harbors:
- the LOC128711444 gene encoding excitatory amino acid transporter 3-like, with translation MKMQLKSVWGFVRRNLLTTLTILGVVVGIALGLGLRAVPDEGDTWSQRDVAYINYVGDLFLRTLKALILPLIVSSLIAAVGSLDLSLSKKIGGRAVLYYLATTVLAVILGIVLVVTIKPGSDREGDEVESDDVQSRNVTTVDTLLDLVRNMFPPNLVQACTQQYQTVLKPPAANPDESDIYRWTITGAYADGMNILGLVVASIVFGVALGATKRENALVLQFFQQLSHIVMKVTGWVIWLSPVGVTFLIASKILEIEDLGDMFGKLGLYFAVVAGGILFHGFVVLSLLFFLFTRQNPFRFIANMGQALATAFGTSSSSASLPVTMQCLEEKNHIDPRVSRFVLPIGATINMDGTALYEAVAAIFIAQLRGLSLSFGNVLAISITATAASIGAAGIPQAGLVTLVMVLDTVGLPAEDVSLIIAVDWLLDRFRTLVNVLGDSFGAAIVYHYSKAELDSTKTVEGGLTAPTQIPQETDPELVFHTDTMLANGDDRTFDKNSRL, from the exons ATGAAGATGCAGCTGAAGTCCGTGTGGGGCTTCGTGCGCCGCAACCTGCTGACCACACTGACGATCCTCGGTGTGGTCGTCGGCATTGCGCTCGGGTTGGGCTTGCGGGCGGTACCGGATGAAGGTGATACCTGGTCGCAGCGTGACGTCGCCTACATCAACTACGTCGGCGATCTATTCCTGCGGACACTGAAAGCCCTCATCCTGCCGCTGATCGTATCGTCACTGATTGCGGCCGTCGGTTCGCTCGATCTTTCCCTCTCGAAGAAGATCGGTGGCCGGGCGGTACTGTACTATCTCGCGACAACGGTACTCGCCGTCATACTCGGCATTGTGCTCGTGGTCACGATAAAGCCCGGATCGGATCGTGAAGGTGATGAGGTGGAGTCGGACGACGTTCAGTCGCGCAATGTCACCACCGTCGATACGCTGCTCGATCTAGTGCGCAACATGTTCCCGCCAAATCTGGTGCAGGCCTGTACGCAGCAGTACCAGACCGTGCTGAAACCACCGGCCGCCAATCCGGACGAAAGCGACATCTACCGGTGGACGATCACCGGTGCGTACGCGGACGGTATGAACATTCTCGGGCTGGTCGTGGCGTCGATCGTGTTCGGTGTGGCGCTCGGTGCAACCAAGCGCGAGAATGCATTGGTGCTGCAGTTTTTCCAACAGCTGTCCCACATCGTCATGAAGGTCACCGGCTGGGTGATTTG GCTGTCACCGGTTGGTGTGACTTTTTTGATTGCCTCGAAAATATTGGAAATCGAAGACCTTGGCGATATGTTCGGTAAGCTGGGATTGTACTTTGCGGTCGTTGCTGGTGGCATCTTGTTCCACGGGTTCGTCGTGCTGTCGCTGCTCTTCTTTCTGTTCACCCGCCAAAATCCGTTCCGGTTTATCGCCAACATGGGACAAGCGCTTGCCACCGCGTTCGGCACATCGTCCAGCTCGGCCTCGCTGCCCGTTACCATGCAGTGTTTGGAGGAGAAGAACCACATTGATCCGCGCGTATCGCGGTTTGTGCTACCGATCGGTGCTACGATCAACATGGACGGTACGGCACTGTACGAAGCCGTCGCTGCCATCTTCATCGCTCAGCTGCGTG GATTATCGCTCTCGTTTGGCAATGTTCTGGCGATCAGCATAACGGCAACGGCTGCCAGTATCGGCGCTGCTGGAATTCCTCAGGCGGGACTTGTAACGCTCGTCATGGTGCTGGACACGGTGGGCCTACCGGCCGAGGACGTATCTCTCATCATTGCCGTCGATTGGCTACT CGATCGGTTCCGGACACTGGTGAACGTGCTCGGCGACAGCTTCGGTGCAGCGATCGTGTACCATTACAGCAAGGCAGAGCTGGACAGCACGAAAACCGTGGAAGGAGGGCTGACCGCCCCGACGCAAATCCCCCAGGAAACGGACCCCGAGCTGGTGTTTCACACCGACACGATGCTAGCGAACGGTGACGACCGCACCTTCGATAAGAACAGTCGATTGTAG